One Ctenopharyngodon idella isolate HZGC_01 chromosome 3, HZGC01, whole genome shotgun sequence genomic window, CGACTTCAGGGTCTCGTTGTTGTAGGGCCAGTTGAGTGCAAGACGAAAAACTCCttagaaaataacaaaaaaatcgtGGCTCAGAACGCAAACTTCCTTGTGTTACCCATAATGGGTCCGATCTTCTGTAAGGCGTGGTGTGTAGGCAGGCAGATGAAGACGAAGAAGACTAAATTCCAAAACAGGGTTTAATAATAAAGTTCCAACAGgcagggacacacacacaactgaaACGACACCGGACACTGAACTGGTGACAGTGTGACAGACGTCACTGTCCAGTTCAGCTCACTTTCTGTTCCAGAGCTTTTCACATTAAACACAGTTTCACAGCAGAGATCTTTCTGATCACTTCTTGTCTTGACTTTAGTGACTGTCAGTGAAATGCAGAGCTGTATCTTAGTGTCAGAAATAAATACTCAGTTCAGATCAGAGGAAGTTCACAACCACAGGAGGAGCTGATGATGATTAAAGGAGGAGCTGTAACTATATAATGAAGAGAAAgactgacagaaacagaaaatggctgataagTGTGATCTGTGTCTGCTGGGACTGATCATTCTCTCTTCACTTCTCACAGGTAAAGAAATCTGGATTTCCTCTAAAGACATTTAGTGGAATTAGTCTGGAAAGAGTTGATTTGAACATGCTCAGTTTATTCTTGCACACATTCACGTTGTGATCCGAGAGTTGTGTATTGATACATACAGATCATACTGTATTATTCCTGATACTGGACATAGAGTCACTCAAACATCTGATGATCAACAATTATCTTCATATTAAGAGATTTCAACAGCTCTCTGATCAAGACAAATACTTTATTCTGGAGAGTGTGATGATTGTGTggagtgaagaaaaaaatactgtatgatCTGCAACTTCTGCTTTTTATGCtggtatgttttatgttttcattaatatatatcataataaTCACTCAAATATACTGTGTTTCAGGTACCAGTGGAGTGGATGATGATCATGTGTTCATCGGTTCTGGTGAAAATGTCCGTCTGCCCTGTAATAATGCTCTTTCTGACTGCAAATCAACTACATGGAACTATAACAGTTTCAGACATTCAGCAGCAGTTGAACTGATTATTGGAGGGATAAAGAagaaagacacagagagacatGAGAGACTGAGTCTGGGGTCTGACTGCTCTCTGAACATCAAGAACGTCACAGAAGAAGATTCTGGATTTTACACCTGCAGACAATATGTGAATGACAAACAACAAGGAACTGATGCACGTGTTTCTCTGCATGTTCTTCATCGTAAGTTTATGATTATGTGGTCAATTTAAAAAGGGCAGATTCTTCCTTTAAACTCAGATGATGATTGAAGAGTCTGTGATTTGTGTCTTGTGTTCAGTTTCAGTgtctccatcatcatcatcatcatcatcctcacagACTGAGATCAGTCCAGGTCGctctgtgactctctcctgtcaGTTGTATTCATATGCTGGATTCTCCTGTGATCATCGGGTCCGTTCTGATGGACTTCAGCTGTTGTGGGTGAATCAGACTGGTGTTGATCTGAAGACAGACTCCAGATATCAGATATTATTCTCATCAGATCGCTGTATCATCACTCTGACtacaacactcctgaatgaagaTGACAACAGAGAGTGGAGATGTCAGCTTACTCTCAGAAATCAACTCCAGACCTCAGTCAGATACACTGTCAAGTATTCAGGTGAGAAACAACTATTATCACCTAGTTCTGTCTTGAAACTCTGCTGATGCAGGTTGATGGGTCTTTAACTCATTGGGTAgcgatcacatcattatctacacagcacagctgattggttgctgttgcaTCAGTGGCCAATGAGCTCACTGCTCAAACATTCAGATATTTGGCATTGATGGCTGTTAGCAGTCTGCAGCACGTTTTCAGATGGCATCTGAAACAACATCTAAGATAAGTAAAAATGATCTTTTCCACATATGCTCTTTTGTGTGGTCCGGTTATCTATTCCTAAATGGAGCTATCTTTACAAGTTTTAAACTAGCGTCATGTCAACAGATGGATGAGTGTATCACTGAAGAATATAAgccaggggttcccaaacacattcagCTATTTTATACACTGTTTAGCACGTTTATGAAAACAGTTAAAGTGATATAATCATTGTGCTTTATCGGCGTCCAccatatttaattcattttcaagAGCAATGTGGACATTTATCAATGCTAAATGTGTGTGGTTGATTCAGATGCTCGTGTGTCTGAGTCACATTAAAGAACCATCAATACAGTTAATACTGAGCGTCGTGTTTGTGTATAACCTGTGGAGTCAATCATAAGCTGGATCGTGATGCAGTTTCGTCTATGCAGCAGCAAATAGCCTATTGTttcatacgtaaccgagacgttaaGCTGGTCGGCAAAGTAGCCAAGGCACACATAGATAGTAAACATGCCGTcccatttaatatatatataaattgcagTACATATGTCTTGGCAATAGATCTGCTTGTTTTGGGGGTGTTTGTCTATTCCTTCCTGTCTACATTATCATTGTGCAGATTTAGGCATATTTGTCGATGCAACAGCTTGTTTCTCACTCAAAAGCACATGGATAGCACTTGTATTGTCTAAATCACCCATTAACTGTGTAGTGTGAAAAGTGCTTTACAATGTATAGCAATAGTCTTCTTCAGCTGTTTCACCACAGCTTTATTGGCTCGCCTTTACACTGGAATAGATctgaatgtattggcagtagaaGGTCTCGGAGCGTAGCAGATATATTCCACcgagaccaaatacattaacattgtcatttccattaccatgccaatctcAATTACTATACCGATATCCCAAGAGTTGTCTTGACAGAACTACTGTAAAATATGATGTTAATGTCCTACAGGTGAAGCATCTGAACATTCATCTTCTGCAGTAAATTCAACAACACTGATTCCAGTCAGCAGCTCAAACTCTGAGAAGAAATCAAGCCAAACTACAGCAGCAGCTCCTACACAAGGttcatgatcacatgatcactGTCACACATCATCAGTCTCTCACTTCACTGGTTCACACTGGCTTTAATTAATCCATCCTTTAATTTGTACAGAGAATCAGAAGTCATTAAATACCCCAAACTCTGAGAGGACAGCAGCTGCACAAACACCTGGATTTACTGAACAACAAGGTATTTATTCATGAATTTCTCATTTCAGTAGTTATTCTATGACATTTTGATACATATGAGTTATAActataatgttttcttttacagtctGTTGTCTGATGCATGAatataaaacaatcaaaataatcatAACACACAGCTAGACTCTTTCATCACACATGTGAATGACTGAACTGAGTTCATCATGTTAAATGGTTAAAATCATAGTAAGTGTTTATTAAAAACTCAAATCATCATCTTTCAGCAGCGTAACTGAGACTCACACTGATCTGGAGCTGATCTAGTTTGTAAAAGAAATCTTGATGTTGTGCTCATGGACTAAAGTATGATTTTTGtatttccattttgtttttaatagttgtaaCATCAACTACATCAACACTGACTCCAGATGTCACACCAGTCTCTCTGAATCCAGGTGTGTATGAACACACTCATTTCTGGAATCAGTCTCTAAATGTACTGAATCTTCATCTGATCACAAGCTTTGACTCGAgacatgtttaatttataatcCACATCACATTCTCATTTCACATTCTCTCACACATCACCTACAATCcagaaacatgaaaacaaatgtgAAAAAACTATAAATGTCAAAGagacatcattttattttatttgtagttgtttttatatatttagttaaaCACAGTAAAGCTGAATGTCTCTCTATCGTCTCTCTCTCAGTGATTGTGATTGTGATTGTTGTCGCTTCATTCGCTGTTCTCCTTCCTGCTCTTATTCTCTGGATGATTCGCAGAAAAAGAGTCGGTGAGTTTTTCATATAAGAACAGACAAAAAGTCTAAAACATCTGATAAATACATATGTAATTTATACAATATTCCTCTAAGTGAAGAAAAATCAGTGAGTTCACAATGTAATTCTACAGCACTAAAATTCCTCCAAATATTGTGTGTTTGAGACTGTATTGTGtatttggtttgtgtttttgatcagTATTCCCTTGACGTTATGTTTCAGATAACAGAAGAGGAACTGATGACTCTGAGGTGAGTATTGTAGGTCGATCCATGAGTTATTAGTGTTTATAAGCTCTGATCCTGAAATATGACACTCGTATTAGTCAGATTATATAATGACAGGTTAGTGTATTTGAACTGTTTCTGGTCTAAAACTCACAGATAAGAATAAATATGATGAACCAACGACACAATCAACATTTACATTCATCTACTGCCAGTGAACAATATGATTCATCTCCAATAATCTGTGTATATTTGACACTGTGGtaatttttcatatttccattGATGTTTAGGAGCAGACAGATGATCATGTGACTTATTCTGAGGTCACtgcatacagtaaaaacagagacAAAAAGTACAAGGTGAGAAACACTTCCTTGATGTTGTCCAGCTTCTCTCAACATGATagtttgtgttttcttctgaaTGTGTGTCATGAATTGAGCTCAAACATCATGCTGTAATAATTGTGTGTTGAAACAATAACTGTGATGTTCATTCAGGTTCGCTGTGATGATAAAGTGACTTATGCTTCCATCAGAGGAGCAAAAGCTGGATCTCaggaaaactgcagtgaactttaTGCCTCTGTGAACAA contains:
- the LOC127508158 gene encoding contactin-3-like isoform X2 — protein: MADKCDLCLLGLIILSSLLTGTSGVDDDHVFIGSGENVRLPCNNALSDCKSTTWNYNSFRHSAAVELIIGGIKKKDTERHERLSLGSDCSLNIKNVTEEDSGFYTCRQYVNDKQQGTDARVSLHVLHLSVSPSSSSSSSSQTEISPGRSVTLSCQLYSYAGFSCDHRVRSDGLQLLWVNQTGVDLKTDSRYQILFSSDRCIITLTTTLLNEDDNREWRCQLTLRNQLQTSVRYTVKYSVSSSNSEKKSSQTTAAAPTQENQKSLNTPNSERTAAAQTPGFTEQQVVTSTTSTLTPDVTPVSLNPVIVIVIVVASFAVLLPALILWMIRRKRVDNRRGTDDSEEQTDDHVTYSEVTAYSKNRDKKYKVRCDDKVTYASIRGAKAGSQENCSELYASVNKNITNQSNNYTKTT
- the LOC127508158 gene encoding uncharacterized protein LOC127508158 isoform X1; the protein is MADKCDLCLLGLIILSSLLTGTSGVDDDHVFIGSGENVRLPCNNALSDCKSTTWNYNSFRHSAAVELIIGGIKKKDTERHERLSLGSDCSLNIKNVTEEDSGFYTCRQYVNDKQQGTDARVSLHVLHLSVSPSSSSSSSSQTEISPGRSVTLSCQLYSYAGFSCDHRVRSDGLQLLWVNQTGVDLKTDSRYQILFSSDRCIITLTTTLLNEDDNREWRCQLTLRNQLQTSVRYTVKYSGEASEHSSSAVNSTTLIPVSSSNSEKKSSQTTAAAPTQENQKSLNTPNSERTAAAQTPGFTEQQVVTSTTSTLTPDVTPVSLNPVIVIVIVVASFAVLLPALILWMIRRKRVDNRRGTDDSEEQTDDHVTYSEVTAYSKNRDKKYKVRCDDKVTYASIRGAKAGSQENCSELYASVNKNITNQSNNYTKTT